AACCGGCTTGCCTACTATATTGCTCCGGCCGACAACCACAGCGTGTTTTCCTTTCAAGTCCAGACCTGTTTTTTCCAGCATGACAATGCAACCATGGGGAGTGCATGGGAAAAAGCACTCATCACCAATTACCAGATTGCCCACATTGGCAGGACCAAAACCATCAACATCTTTTTCCAACGCAATTGTGTCAATAACAGCCTTTTCGTTAATATGGTCCGGCAAAGGCAGCTGAACCAGAATCCCGTGGATTTTGGGATCTTTATTTAGTTTGTCAATCAGTGCCAGCACGTCATTCTGACTGGTTTCGGCCGGCAACCGATGAACCTCCGAATACATTCCGACCTCCCCGCAAGACTTATGCTTACTGTTAACATAAACTTGGGAGGCTGGATCAGCTCCCACCAGCACTACGGCCAATCCAGGAGTTATTCCTTTAGCCACAAGATCCTGAACCTCTTTTTTTAGGCTCTCCCGGACCTCCTGAGCGATTTGCTTTCCATCCAATACTTGGGCTGTCATATTATCCCTCCTGATTTTTTAGGAATTCGTTAATTGCACGAGCAGCCTTCTTGCCTGCTCCCATAGCCAGAATAACTGTAGCTGCGCCGGTTACAATATCTCCGCCGGCAAATACCCCGGGCTTAGAGGTTTTTCCCGTCTCCGGATCCGCAACTATATTTCCACGCTTGTTAAGCTCTAACCCAGGCGTTGTTTGAAGAACAAGAGGATTTGGCCCTTGTCCTATCGCCATGACCACAGTATCTATTTCCATGAAGAATTCGGACCCTTTAATTTGAACAGGTTTTCTTCTGCCAGAAGCATCTGGTTCACCCAGTTCATATTTTACGCAAGTCATTCCTCTAACCCACCCCTGTTCGTTTCCCAAAATCTCGACAGGACTGGTGAGGATATTAAACTGTACTCCTTCCTCTTTAGCATGCTCGATCTCTTCATGTCGGGCAGGCATTTCCTCATGGGATCTACGGTAAACAATATAAGACTCTTCTGCTCCCAACCTCAAAGCAGTCCTGGCTGCATCCATCGCCACATTTCCAGCGCCAATAACAGCCACCCTTTTCCCTACTCTGATTGGAGTTGCATGACAAGGGAAATCGTAGGCTTTCATCATATTTGTCCTGGTTAAAAACTCATTTGCGGAATAAACCCCCATCAGGTTCTCACCAGGGATATCCATAAAGTAAGGCAAGCCTGCGCCTGTGCCGATAAACACTGCTTCATACCCATTTTCCCTCAGTTCATCAACACTAGTAACTTTGCCAACAACAGAATTTACCCGGATCTCAACTCCTAGCTGCCTAATATATCCAATTTCAGCCTGAACCACCCGTTTAGGCAGGCGAAACTCCGGAATACCGTACATAAGAACACCGCCGGCCACATGCAAGGCCTCAAAAACAGTTACAGCATGACCCATCAGAGCCAGATCGGCGGCACAGGTTAAACCGGCCGGACCGGCTCCAATCACTGCTACCCGCTTGCCTGTTGAATGAGGAGTTTGTGGAGCACTAACCCCTTGGCCCATTTCCCAATCGGCCACGAAACGCTCAAGCCTGCCGATAGCAACCGGTTCAGCCTTTTTACTCAGGGTACACACTTTTTCGCATTGGCTTTCTTGCGGGCATACCCTTCCGCAAATAGCAGGCAAATTATTTTTACTCTTGATAATGTCAATTGCCTTTTGAAACTCTTTACTTTGCATAGCTGCAATGAAATCTTTGATGGGTACTTCCACAGGACAACCGTCCTGGCAGGAGGCTTTTTTGCACTGAATACAGCGGTTGGCTTCCGAAACGGCTATCTCCTCATCATAACCCAGGGCAACTTCGGAGAAGTTTTTGATCCGGATGGCAGAATCTTGTGCCGGCATTGGATTCTTTGTGGCTATGATTGGCATTTGCATCCACCTCCGCAACAATTACTGGCCGATAAGGCTCTGGCTTCCTCTTCTTTGAACATGGCGGCACGGCGCATTGCTAACTGCCAGTCTACTAAATGGCCATCAAACTCCGGCCCATCAACACAGGCGAATTTTGTCTGATTCCCAACACTTACTCTGCAGGCACCGCACATTCCAGTCCCATCAACCATAACCGGGTTTAAACTAACAATGGTTTTGACACCGAAGGGTCTTGTTGTTTCCGAAACCGCGCGCATCATTACCATTGGTCCAATTCCCCAAATGCAGGCTATATCGCTTCTCTCTTCAAGTACCTTTTTTAGCAGATCTGTCACAAATCCCTTGGTGCCGTAAGAACCATCATCTGTAGCAATCAACAGTTGCGCGCTGGCTGACCGCATTTCTTCTTCCAAAATCAACAATTCCTTTGATCTGGCCCCAATTATAGAAATTACTTCATTTCCAGCCTCTTTCAAAGCACGGACTATTGGCAGCAAAGGTGCTACCCCTACGCCACCACCAACACAAACTACAGAGCCATGAACCTCTATTTCAGTAGGCAGCCCTAAAGGTCCGACAAAATCTAAGACGGCATCTCCTTCTTCTAACAAGCCAAGCACCTTTGTAGAAGCACCTACCTCTTGAAAAATGGTAGTAACAGTTCCTTTAGCCCGGTCAAAGTCTGCAATGGTTAATGGGATCCGTTCTCCTTTTTCGTTAATACGAAGGATAATAAACTGGCCTGCTTGAGCTTTTGCGGCAACAGCCGGAGCTTCAATTTCAAACAACTTAATCGCAGGAGCCAAGATCCGTTTCGAGAGAATTTTATACACTCCAATTTATCCCTCCCCAAATAATAGCTGATCATATTTGTGTTTAGCGATATTGAGATATTCTAAAGATATCCTCCTATTCCTTCTAAGTCCGTGTGAAAAGTTTCATTAATTCTCAATCGACTTCCAGGCCATAAGGCAAAATAATTTCACTCCCTTAACCAGGGTGATTCAGCATACCTAGCAAGGCTACCCCAACCCCATTATCTGAACTATATCCAGGATCGGCAAAAAAAAGCCTGGTGCCCACACTGGGCATTTCCAGTTTTTCCGATAATAATGCCCTGATAAATTTATTGGCGGCAACACCACCAACAACCAGCACATCAGAGATACCTCGCTCGCTAATAACTTTTTGCAAGGCTTTTATAATTGTAACAGCAATACATCTTTCCACAGCCCTAGCTATAGCTGCCGGGGCTTCACCGCGGCCTTTCAGCCTGGCTGCATGACTTTCAGGTCCTGCGAAACTAAAGTTATGACCAACAACTGATGACGGCAACCTTAAGGACGAATTTGGAGCCTGTTGCGCCAGGAGCTCAAGATATGGTCCAGACGGAAAAGGCAAACCCAGCAGAACCCCGATCCGGTCGACCAGTTGACCGGCATGGAGGTCAGTAGTACCTCCAATCAAATCTGTTTCAAAACCGGCTTGATCCGGTTTTTGTTTTACTGCAAGTATTTCTGAAGTACCCCCTGATAAATGAACAGCCAGGAAACGATCTGCTTGAGGCCCGCCTGCAGACCAGATTCCCGCCATTAAATGTCCCTCCTGGTGGCTGGTGGATATGAATGGAACCCCCAAAACAGAAGATATTACCCGCCCCTGGTTTTCAGAAACAGTAAAAACAGGCATGTAAGAACCCTGGACAGGTCTTGGTCGAATACTGGCAGCAACTCCTTTGATCTGCCGGAGGTTGTATTCCCCCGCTAACTGATGAAAAATCTCAGGTAATTTTTGCATGTGTTGAAAAACTGCAGCCGATTGCTGCAGACCCCTTTCACCCGGGGGGACCGATAAAGGCTTGCGAATATCCGCCAGTATTTTATTTTCACTGTTGACTAATGCAGCCGAAGTAGTGAAACAACTTGTATCTAAACCTAAAAACAACCCATCAACCCCCAACCTCTAAACCGATGGGCTATCACCTTTTGCAGCCTCTAATTCCAGCCTGATGTTATCGAGAAGGCCGTTTACAAACCTGCCTGCCTCGTCAGAATTATATGTTTTAGCCAACTCAACTGCTTCATAAATAGAAACAACCCGTGGGATTTCCGGCAAAAAGAGCATTTCATAGGTAGCTAACCTCAACAAGGTCTTGTCCACATTTGCCAATCGATCAAGTTCCCAGGCATGGGTATTGCGGCTAATGTACCGGTCAACCTCTGCCAGATGGTCAATCGTCCCCAGCACTACTTGCTGCAAGTAGCTGAGATCTTTTTGATTCAAACCCCCTTCGGTAGCTATTTCAAGCAAAGCATCATCTGTTTTTATACGGCCAACCTCTATCTGAAACAAAGCCTGGAAGGCTTTTTCCCGTGCAATCCGCCTGGTCAAAATAAAATCCTCCTCATAAACATTAGCCTGTGCTAGTTTTAGCGATCACCAAAAAATTTACGCAATATCTGCCGAAATCCGCTATTCTCATCTGCCCTTTTGCCAACCCAGTAACCAAAGAAAATGCAAGCAGCGACAAAAAAGGTTTCCCAAAAACCTAAAACAGCTGTAAGAATGCCAAACAATAGTCCTATTCCCACTCCAACTGTCTTGCCCCGGTGGTTAAGCCAAATCTCGTTGACAATTCGCTCCCATTCCAAGGTCGTAAGACACCTCTTTCTAATCAACTCTACTCCTTTTATCTATACCCAGGCCATCGATAAATATCTTTATTTGGGCTGTTTTAACCCCTGCAATTTGTTCCAGGGTCTCTTTGATAACATGTTGCAATTCATCTGAAACGGTCGGCATGTTGACATCGGGACTAATCGAAGCATTTGCAAAAACCAGCAAACCTTCTGAGGTTATTTTGAGACGCGGATTAACCTCTCTTACTCCCTTCACCTTTCCAGCAGATCTGACAATTAAGCCTTCCAATGTAGATAAGGCTATACGCACTTCTCCTAAAGGAGTTTTATTAATGGTGGAATTGGCCTGACCCCGCCTGTAAAAATTCTCGCTAAAAAGACGAAGGGACATCACAAAAATCAAAAGAGACACACTGCCGAGGATTAACCTTGCGTTAACCTCTCCCAACAATGCGGTTATGATATCAAGGGGTTTTGTCCATCCGGCCGCAAGCAAGACTGCTGTGCCGGATAAAATCATCAGGATAACAGGATATAATATTAATAAGATTCGGTGGTATAACTTCATTAAATATACTCCCCTTTATTTTACCCTTGGCTCTTCTTCATGGCTTTCCCCATGCGGAAAAGCTACCCCTTGGATATGAATATTTACTTCCACCACTTTTAACCCGGTCATACTCTCAACTGCCTTCTTCACGTTCTGTTGAATAGTGAGAGCTACATCAGGAATCCGCACACCAAATTGAACAATAACAAATAAATCTATGGCAGTCTCTCTTTCTCCAACTTCAACTTTAACTCCCTTAGAAAGATTCTTCCGCCCCAGCATTTCAGCAAATCCACCGGCAATGCCCCCACTCATACCGGCAACTCCAGGAATCTCGGTCGCCGCTAAGCCAGCTATCACTCCTACAACTTCGTCTGCAATTCGTATAGACCCCATATCATTTTCAGCATGCTTTTCTATTTGTACTTTTTTTTCAATCATGTTCGCACCTCCAACTTAATCAGGACAAGTTTTCTGCATACTGCTATATTATACCAAACTCATTTGCTTTAAACAATCTGGCCCGTCTGGAAATTTTTAATCGTTAAATGATGACTGCAGGACGGGGATCACCTCCCGTCCTGCAGTAAATCATTCCTTAGGAATGATGGTTATTCTTTCCAGATCAAGACCTGTTATTCTGCTGACTAAATCGGCAATTTTTACAATGTCGCTTTGCTTAAGTTCTAGTTTTCTGAGGACAATTGTTCCAGCCATTGGCTGTAAAAATACTACCCCTTCCTGATAGCCCTTTGCCAGAATTAAATTCTCAAGCTCCAATTCTTGTTCCAGTCTCCTGGTAATGTCCAACAACTGCCTTTGCGCCTCTGAACGGTTTTCTGCCAAAGAATTCGGATTATCAACAATTTCTCTTAATAAAGAGATCTGTCTGCTTCTGACCCGATCCCGTTCCAGTCTGTATTCTACAAAGAAGTCATCTCCGGTTTTTACGTTTAGTGATTGTCCGGCAGGTGAAGATAGAATATCAGCAGGCAATGGTGTCACAGTCGGGCTCTTCGAAACAGCCGGTTGACCATGATCAATCCCACTTATTGGCTCCTTAGTAGGTTCAACTGCCGTTTTGTTATCATCCCCAAGAAAATAAAGCATACCGCCCAAAGCAATTAGCAGAACGATCAGCAAGGTCTGCCGCTTAGCAGTTATTATTTTCATCAGAAATCACCTTCTTTCTTCTCCAGGTAGTACATCTACCCTATAAGGCTCGATGTCGAGAGCAGTTTCCACTGCCCGGTTGATTCTTATCTTAACCCTAGGGTCGCTAGCACCCGTAGCCACTACTAATACTCCCTGAACCTCTGGTTTCATTTCTTTTGTCACAACAGGTTCGTCACGGCCGGCCTGAATACCCCGGGATAACACGAGTTGTTCGGTCTGATTGTTTTCTACAGTGGTTCTTGTGCCACCTCCTTGGTCCTTTTCTTCAACGGTTCTTTGATTTGAAGTCATATTGAATGCATATTCATACTTGGGCCCGGTAGCCAGAAATACTGATACTTTAACATGGCCGGCGCCTTCGATCGCACTTAAAATTTTTTCCAGCCGTTGCTCAATCGTCGCCTCTGCCGTGGCAAGATTCCTGTCATTTATTGGTGTCGTGTCAAATTCCCCGGGGCTTATTGGGGATGGAACAAGCTGATTCGGAGGCTTTGCAGGAGGGAATAACCTGTCCACATTAATTAACATCAGGCCAAAAAGGAGAGCTATTCCAATCCAAATTGTTTTAGGCCGCTTCAAGCTATCCGGTATGATTTTAAACAAAGCCTTACCCCCTTTCTTACGTTGCACTTGTAACCACTATTTTACTTACCGGCAAGTCATAAAATTTGCTCACTGTTGTCTTCACATTTTGGAGGATATTTTCCGTCAAACTCTGATCATGTTCTACCTTTTGCCCTGTCTTTGCTCCTAAATCAACCAAAACTGGGGCAACTGTTTCTTTTTCTGGTATTTTAAAGTCTTCTGGTTTGCCGGGCTCCTTTTTTTCTGCAAGCCTTTCCTCCTGAGGATTTTTCACCCAGACCGTAATTAATACTTTTTTAATGTCGCCCATATAAAGAGAATCGCTCCTTTCCAATTCAACTGAAACCTCTGCCCTATCCACTCCTGAAACAAGTTGAGCTACTGCTTGAATTTGTCGCTCCAAACGACTGACATATTCCTTTAATACTATCGCTTCTTGTTTTTGCTTTAGTTCCCCGCCCTTTTGAATTATGCTCGTTACCCCTCTGTCGGAGGGCATGTTCCAAGCAGTTACCCCATATGCTAATCCATTGTCTAAGCTGTCCATTATTGGGGTTAATAAAGTAACCACGATAAACAATCCCATAATGAGGCGGACATAGCGACCTATTTGCTCTCCCGGCAATAACATTTCTACAAAAGCAGCCAGAAGAACAATAAAGGCAATGCTTCTGACAATTTCATTTAAGATTTCCAACTATCACACCTCCTTGTATACCCTATCTAAGCATTACTGTCATGTTACCCACCCCCACAATAGCGCTCAGAGCGACAAAAAACATTAACCCAACAGCAATTACGGCGGCGAAAACAATGATCAAACTGTTCCCCATAGCATCCAGCGCTTCTGACATTTGTGTATCTCCAAACGGTTGTATCAGTGCAGCGGCAAGTTTATAGATTATGACCAACGCTAGAATTTTCAGACCGGGAAATGCCGCCATTGCAAGAATAACTATAACTGCCATTACATGCAGCGCGCTTGTTACCAACAATGAAGCGCCAACCACGGTCTCAACTGCGTCTGACAGCATTTTGCCTACTACTGGAATAAAGCTGCCAGTGAGAAACTTTGCCGTTCTTAGTGCGATACCGTCAGCTACCGAACCAGCAATGCCGTAAAGAGAAAGAGTCCCTACAAATACTGTGAGGAATAGACCAATCAGTGTAATTCCTATTTGTCGCAGTAAACCAGCAAACCTTGAAACTTGAAAACCGTCTGATATTTGGCCAACTATGCCAAGAACCGCCGAAAGATAAATCAGCGGGAAAACAATATTATTTGTCAGTGTGCCGAATACCCCTAAAGCGGCTACTATTACCGGATGCAGGAGAGCTGCCGATGTTGGGCCGCCAACCGCAACCATCAGCGTAAATATTATCGGCATTATTGATTGCATAAAAGATACCATTTGATCGATGGCACCTCGGGCAGTATCGACAGCTAAAGTAAACGACCCCAGGGCCAGGGTAATCATCGCTAAATAGGTTATTGCATAGGCAAGCTTACTTGTGGTTCCTTTTTCAAAGGCTGCTTGCAGGTTCTTTAAAACTACACATACGACAGCCAAAACAACTATCTTTCCCAGTAACGAAGAGGCTGCTAACAGCTCGCGAAATAAGTATCTTAATAACGTATTAAAAAAATCCCGCCATTCAAATCCCAAGTTTCCTTCTCTAATATTATTCATCAGTCCAATTAAGCTTAAATCAGGCAAGTATTCCCCTAGCTCCATATCGAGCTCCCTGATAAATCCTTCCACCTGACTCAGGTCTAGAAGCTCCAGTTGTTTTTCTGCCAGCTTGCCTGGATCAGGCAACTCCATGTTTTGTTCCGCTGAGGCCGGGTTGATGAATGTGAACATAAGCAATAACAGGATGATTATTTTCATAGATATATTCATGATTCCCCCCTTATGGCAAAAGCCGGACCAGGGATTCGAGAATAGCGGCAATAATTGGAATGGCAAGAACCATAATGATAATTTTCCCTGCAAACTCAACGCGCCCTGCAACTGCTCCTTCACCTGCATCCCTGCAGACCTGGGCGCCAAACTCGGTAATATAGGCAATCCCAATAATTCGGAAAATTGTTGTCAGATAAAACTGATTCACACCTGCCCTATCCGAGAGCTCCTGCAAAATACCAACCACCATGGTGATTTTTGGCAGCATTGCCAGGAAAATCCCGACACCAACTACCATGCTGATTAAAACTGCACTATGGGGAACCTGGGTTTGTTTCACCATCACTATAACCACAGAGGCAATAATACCGATGCCCACAATTTGCAAAATTTCCAAGCGCATACCCCCTTTGGTCCGGCAAAAATGATCAAACAATTAATACAACTGAAATACCGACCGGACAGTATCAAAAAGGGTTAAAATTACTGGAATCACCCACAGCAATCCCACAGAAAGACCCGCCAGAACGGTCATAAATG
This DNA window, taken from Syntrophomonadaceae bacterium, encodes the following:
- the folD gene encoding bifunctional methylenetetrahydrofolate dehydrogenase/methenyltetrahydrofolate cyclohydrolase FolD, with the translated sequence MTAQVLDGKQIAQEVRESLKKEVQDLVAKGITPGLAVVLVGADPASQVYVNSKHKSCGEVGMYSEVHRLPAETSQNDVLALIDKLNKDPKIHGILVQLPLPDHINEKAVIDTIALEKDVDGFGPANVGNLVIGDECFFPCTPHGCIVMLEKTGLDLKGKHAVVVGRSNIVGKPVAMMLLARHCTVTICHSRTKDLAAVCRQGDILVAAVGKPEMITGEMIKPGAIVIDVGINRLESGKLVGDVHYESASQVAGWITPVPGGVGPMTIAMLLKNTVEAAKRK
- the gltA gene encoding NADPH-dependent glutamate synthase — protein: MQMPIIATKNPMPAQDSAIRIKNFSEVALGYDEEIAVSEANRCIQCKKASCQDGCPVEVPIKDFIAAMQSKEFQKAIDIIKSKNNLPAICGRVCPQESQCEKVCTLSKKAEPVAIGRLERFVADWEMGQGVSAPQTPHSTGKRVAVIGAGPAGLTCAADLALMGHAVTVFEALHVAGGVLMYGIPEFRLPKRVVQAEIGYIRQLGVEIRVNSVVGKVTSVDELRENGYEAVFIGTGAGLPYFMDIPGENLMGVYSANEFLTRTNMMKAYDFPCHATPIRVGKRVAVIGAGNVAMDAARTALRLGAEESYIVYRRSHEEMPARHEEIEHAKEEGVQFNILTSPVEILGNEQGWVRGMTCVKYELGEPDASGRRKPVQIKGSEFFMEIDTVVMAIGQGPNPLVLQTTPGLELNKRGNIVADPETGKTSKPGVFAGGDIVTGAATVILAMGAGKKAARAINEFLKNQEG
- a CDS encoding sulfide/dihydroorotate dehydrogenase-like FAD/NAD-binding protein; its protein translation is MYKILSKRILAPAIKLFEIEAPAVAAKAQAGQFIILRINEKGERIPLTIADFDRAKGTVTTIFQEVGASTKVLGLLEEGDAVLDFVGPLGLPTEIEVHGSVVCVGGGVGVAPLLPIVRALKEAGNEVISIIGARSKELLILEEEMRSASAQLLIATDDGSYGTKGFVTDLLKKVLEERSDIACIWGIGPMVMMRAVSETTRPFGVKTIVSLNPVMVDGTGMCGACRVSVGNQTKFACVDGPEFDGHLVDWQLAMRRAAMFKEEEARALSASNCCGGGCKCQS
- a CDS encoding O-sialoglycoprotein endopeptidase; translated protein: MGVDGLFLGLDTSCFTTSAALVNSENKILADIRKPLSVPPGERGLQQSAAVFQHMQKLPEIFHQLAGEYNLRQIKGVAASIRPRPVQGSYMPVFTVSENQGRVISSVLGVPFISTSHQEGHLMAGIWSAGGPQADRFLAVHLSGGTSEILAVKQKPDQAGFETDLIGGTTDLHAGQLVDRIGVLLGLPFPSGPYLELLAQQAPNSSLRLPSSVVGHNFSFAGPESHAARLKGRGEAPAAIARAVERCIAVTIIKALQKVISERGISDVLVVGGVAANKFIRALLSEKLEMPSVGTRLFFADPGYSSDNGVGVALLGMLNHPG
- the nusB gene encoding transcription antitermination factor NusB, whose protein sequence is MTRRIAREKAFQALFQIEVGRIKTDDALLEIATEGGLNQKDLSYLQQVVLGTIDHLAEVDRYISRNTHAWELDRLANVDKTLLRLATYEMLFLPEIPRVVSIYEAVELAKTYNSDEAGRFVNGLLDNIRLELEAAKGDSPSV
- a CDS encoding DUF2273 domain-containing protein, translated to MVNEIWLNHRGKTVGVGIGLLFGILTAVLGFWETFFVAACIFFGYWVGKRADENSGFRQILRKFFGDR
- the amaP gene encoding alkaline shock response membrane anchor protein AmaP; the encoded protein is MKLYHRILLILYPVILMILSGTAVLLAAGWTKPLDIITALLGEVNARLILGSVSLLIFVMSLRLFSENFYRRGQANSTINKTPLGEVRIALSTLEGLIVRSAGKVKGVREVNPRLKITSEGLLVFANASISPDVNMPTVSDELQHVIKETLEQIAGVKTAQIKIFIDGLGIDKRSRVD
- a CDS encoding Asp23/Gls24 family envelope stress response protein; translated protein: MIEKKVQIEKHAENDMGSIRIADEVVGVIAGLAATEIPGVAGMSGGIAGGFAEMLGRKNLSKGVKVEVGERETAIDLFVIVQFGVRIPDVALTIQQNVKKAVESMTGLKVVEVNIHIQGVAFPHGESHEEEPRVK
- a CDS encoding SpoIIIAH-like family protein, giving the protein MKIITAKRQTLLIVLLIALGGMLYFLGDDNKTAVEPTKEPISGIDHGQPAVSKSPTVTPLPADILSSPAGQSLNVKTGDDFFVEYRLERDRVRSRQISLLREIVDNPNSLAENRSEAQRQLLDITRRLEQELELENLILAKGYQEGVVFLQPMAGTIVLRKLELKQSDIVKIADLVSRITGLDLERITIIPKE
- the spoIIIAF gene encoding stage III sporulation protein AF yields the protein MEILNEIVRSIAFIVLLAAFVEMLLPGEQIGRYVRLIMGLFIVVTLLTPIMDSLDNGLAYGVTAWNMPSDRGVTSIIQKGGELKQKQEAIVLKEYVSRLERQIQAVAQLVSGVDRAEVSVELERSDSLYMGDIKKVLITVWVKNPQEERLAEKKEPGKPEDFKIPEKETVAPVLVDLGAKTGQKVEHDQSLTENILQNVKTTVSKFYDLPVSKIVVTSAT
- the spoIIIAE gene encoding stage III sporulation protein AE encodes the protein MNISMKIIILLLLMFTFINPASAEQNMELPDPGKLAEKQLELLDLSQVEGFIRELDMELGEYLPDLSLIGLMNNIREGNLGFEWRDFFNTLLRYLFRELLAASSLLGKIVVLAVVCVVLKNLQAAFEKGTTSKLAYAITYLAMITLALGSFTLAVDTARGAIDQMVSFMQSIMPIIFTLMVAVGGPTSAALLHPVIVAALGVFGTLTNNIVFPLIYLSAVLGIVGQISDGFQVSRFAGLLRQIGITLIGLFLTVFVGTLSLYGIAGSVADGIALRTAKFLTGSFIPVVGKMLSDAVETVVGASLLVTSALHVMAVIVILAMAAFPGLKILALVIIYKLAAALIQPFGDTQMSEALDAMGNSLIIVFAAVIAVGLMFFVALSAIVGVGNMTVMLR
- the spoIIIAD gene encoding stage III sporulation protein AD, which produces MEILQIVGIGIIASVVIVMVKQTQVPHSAVLISMVVGVGIFLAMLPKITMVVGILQELSDRAGVNQFYLTTIFRIIGIAYITEFGAQVCRDAGEGAVAGRVEFAGKIIIMVLAIPIIAAILESLVRLLP
- the spoIIIAC gene encoding stage III sporulation protein AC translates to MGSDVNLIFRLAGLAIAVSAIYALLKQVGREDYAFMTVLAGLSVGLLWVIPVILTLFDTVRSVFQLY